From one Rhodamnia argentea isolate NSW1041297 chromosome 1, ASM2092103v1, whole genome shotgun sequence genomic stretch:
- the LOC115743302 gene encoding phloretin 4'-O-glucosyltransferase-like — protein MAPLNYLVVAFPGQGLINPALQFAKRLLNAGARVTFATASLAYRRMAKSDPPEGLSFASFSDGSEEGLRPGIDFEQYMADVERLGSETLRDLVVTSLSDGRKFACIFYTTVIPWVAQVAHSLQIPSTLIWAQPAALLDIYYYYFNGYGDIIRNLGKDDPSASLHLPGLPRLTCRDVPSFLTPENQYAFTLPLMQVQFEVFKEEKNPRVLANTFDALEPEALKAIGNITMFGIGPLIPSAFLDGQDPLDKSFGGDLFQGSKDYVRWLDTKPKGSVTYISFGSISVLSKEQKEEMARGLLGTGRPFLWVIRKDKEQEGEGDEEQLSCMEELEQKGMIVPWCSQVEVLSHASAGCFVTHSGWNSTFESLACGVPMVAFPQWGDQQTNAMLVENEWKVGVRVNTNERGIVEGDEIKKCLELVMGDGEKGEEIRRNARKWKGLARAAAKEGGSSDRNLKAFLEEIQMEADGH, from the coding sequence ATGGCTCCCCTCAATTATCTTGTAGTAGCATTCCCAGGCCAAGGCCTCATCAACCCAGCCCTCCAATTTGCCAAGCGTCTTCTAAACGCGGGCGCTCGTGTCACCTTCGCCACCGCCTCGTTGGCTTACCGCCGCATGGCCAAGTCTGACCCACCCGAAGGTTTGTCCTTTGCCTCCTTCTCCGACGGCTCCGAGGAGGGGCTCAGGCCTGGGATCGACTTCGAGCAGTACATGGCCGACGTAGAGCGACTGGGTTCGGAAACTCTAAGAGACCTTGTCGTTACTAGCCTCAGCGATGGCCGCAAATTCGCGTGCATATTTTATACCACGGTCATTCCTTGGGTCGCTCAGGTGGCCCATTCTCTTCAAATCCCCTCAACACTCATTTGGGCTCAGCCTGCAGCCCTTCTTGATATATATTACTACTATTTCAATGGTTATGGTGATATTATCAGAAACCTAGGTAAGGACGATCCTTCGGCATCACTCCACTTACCGGGATTGCCGCGTCTAACTTGCCGCGATGTCCCCTCATTTTTGACACCCGAAAACCAATATGCTTTTACTCTGCCTCTAATGCAAGTGCAGTTTGAAGTATTCAAGGAAGAGAAGAATCCAAGAGTACTTGCGAACACTTTCGATGCGCTAGAGCCTGAAGCATTAAAAGCCATTGGCAACATTACCATGTTCGGGATTGGTCCGCTAATTCCTTCCGCGTTCTTGGACGGACAAGATCCCCTGGATAAATCCTTCGGAGGCGATCTCTTCCAGGGTTCGAAAGATTACGTCCGGTGGCTAGACACCAAGCCCAAAGGTTCGGTGACCTATATATCATTCGGAAGCATCTCCGTGCTGTCCAAGGAACAAAAGGAAGAGATGGCGCGGGGGTTACTAGGCACTGGCCGTCCGTTCTTGTGGGTGATTAGGAAGGACAAAGAACAGGAAGGAGAGGGAGATGAAGAACAATTGAGCTGTATGGAGGAATTGGAGCAAAAGGGAATGATAGTGCCATGGTGCTCTCAAGTGGAGGTGCTCTCCCATGCTTCAGCAGGCTGCTTTGTGACTCACAGTGGTTGGAACTCAACCTTTGAGAGCTTGGCTTGTGGGGTCCCAATGGTGGCATTCCCACAATGGGGTGACCAGCAAACCAATGCCATGCTGGTTGAGAATGAATGGAAGGTTGGGGTGAGGGTGAACACGAACGAGAGAGGCATCGTGGAAGGAGATGAGATCAAAAAGTGCTTGGAATTGGTGATGGGCGATGGAGAAAAGGGGGAGGAAATCAGAAGGAATGCCAGGAAGTGGAAGGGACTGGCAAGAGCAGCTGCCAAAGAAGGTGGTTCGTCGGATAGGAATCTCAAGGCATTCTTGGAGGAGATCCAAATGGAAGCAGATGGTCACTAG
- the LOC115743303 gene encoding phloretin 4'-O-glucosyltransferase-like: MAPLNYLVVAFPGQGLINPALQFAKRLLNAGARVTFATASSAYRRMAKSDPPEGLSFASFSDGSEEGLRPGIDFEQYMADIERLGSETLRDLVVTSLSEGRKFACIFYTTVIPWVAQVAHSLQIPSTLIWAQPAALLDIYYYYFNGYGDIIRNLGKDDPSASLHLPGLPLLTCRDVPTFFTPENQYAFSLPLMRVQFKVFEEEKNPRVLVNTFDALEPEALKAIGDITMFGIGPLIPSAFLDGQDPLDKSFGGDLFQGSKDYIQWLDTKPKGSVIYVSFGSISVLSKEQKEEMARGLLGTGHPFLWVIRKDKEEEGEGEEDQLSCMEELEQKGMIVPWCSQVEVLSHASVGCFVTHSGWNSTFESLACGVPMVAFPQWNDQQTNAMLVENEWKVGVRVNANERGIVEGDEIKRCLELVVGDGEKGEEIRRNARKWKGLAREAAKEGGSSNRNLKAFLEEIQMEAGGH; the protein is encoded by the coding sequence ATGGCTCCCCTCAATTATCTTGTAGTAGCATTCCCAGGCCAAGGCCTCATCAACCCGGCCCTCCAATTTGCCAAGCGTCTTCTAAACGCGGGCGCTCGTGTCACCTTTGCCACCGCCTCGTCGGCTTACCGCCGCATGGCTAAGTCTGACCCCCCTGAAGGTTTGTCCTTTGCCTCCTTCTCCGACGGCTCCGAGGAGGGGCTCAGGCCTGGGATTGACTTCGAGCAGTACATGGCCGACATAGAGCGACTGGGTTCGGAAACTCTAAGAGACCTTGTCGTTACTAGCCTCAGCGAAGGCCGCAAATTCGCGTGCATATTTTATACCACGGTCATTCCTTGGGTTGCTCAGGTGGCTCATTCTCTTCAAATCCCCTCAACACTCATTTGGGCTCAACCTGCAGCCCTTCTTGATATATATTACTACTATTTCAATGGTTATGGTGATATTATCAGAAACCTAGGTAAGGACGATCCTTCGGCATCACTCCACTTACCGGGATTGCCGCTGCTAACTTGCCGAGACGTCCCCACATTCTTCACACCAGAAAACCAATATGCTTTTAGTCTGCCCCTAATGCGAGTGCAGTTTAAAGTATTCGAGGAAGAGAAGAATCCAAGAGTACTTGTGAACACTTTCGATGCGCTAGAGCCCGAAGCATTAAAAGCCATTGGCGACATTACAATGTTCGGGATCGGTCCGCTAATTCCTTCCGCGTTCTTGGATGGACAAGATCCCCTGGACAAATCCTTCGGAGGCGATCTCTTCCAGGGTTCGAAAGACTACATCCAGTGGCTAGACACTAAGCCCAAAGGTTCGGTGATTTATGTATCATTCGGAAGCATCTCCGTGCTGTCCAAGGAACAAAAGGAAGAGATGGCGCGGGGGTTACTAGGCACCGGCCATCCATTCTTGTGGGTGATTAGGAAGGacaaagaagaggaaggagagggagaggaagatcaattgagCTGCATGGAGGAATTAGAGCAAAAGGGAATGATAGTGCCATGGTGCTCTCAAGTGGAGGTGCTATCCCATGCTTCAGTAGGCTGCTTTGTGACTCACAGTGGTTGGAACTCAACCTTCGAGAGCTTGGCTTGTGGGGTCCCAATGGTGGCATTCCCACAGTGGAATGACCAGCAAACCAATGCCATGCTGGTTGAGAATGAATGGAAGGTTGGGGTGAGGGTGAACGCGAACGAGAGAGGCATCGTGGAAGGAGATGAGATCAAGAGGTGCTTGGAATTGGTGGTGGGAGACGgagaaaagggagaggaaaTCAGAAGGAATGCCAGGAAGTGGAAGGGACTGGCAAGAGAAGCTGCCAAAGAAGGTGGGTCATCGAATAGGAATCTCAAGGCATTCTTGGAGGAGATCCAAATGGAAGCAGGTGGTCACTAG
- the LOC115743305 gene encoding protein TIC 22-like, chloroplastic, with protein MNLSSVSTNPKASSPIGRPPNEFNLQQAFTAVHGHCSSLLRNLSRLPDSLASNLQSSLCDLQNQTRHALDSGISNFKLVASPAGAKSPVFARVADVGNAQLASVSPKSRRPMSVEEIQERLAGVPVYALSNSSEEFVLVSGVSTRKALGLFCFKEEDAEALLEQMKSMDPGMRSGSRVVPVALNKVFQLKVDGVAFRLIPELSQIKNAIKVRQMNDLSDEAFPGVPVFQSRSLILRSQSQSYRPVFFRKEDLENSLFRASRQQNRLNPAFRQGDIQVAVLEEIIKGMKENSNSTWDDVVFIPPGFDVATDPPRQSASRNS; from the exons ATGAACTTGAGCTCCGTCTCCACCAATCCTAAGGCCTCCTCCCCAATCGGACGACCCCCCAACGAATTCAACCTCCAGCAAGCTTTCACCGCCGTCCACGGCCACTGCTCCTCTCTCCTCCGCAACCTCTCTCGCCTCCCGGATTCCCTCGCGTCCAATCTTCAGTCCTCGCTCTGCGACCTCCAAAACCAGACGAGGCACGCGCTCGATTCCGGAATTTCGAATTTCAAGCTCGTTGCCTCTCCCGCCGGGGCGAAGAGCCCGGTTTTCGCGCGGGTGGCGGATGTTGGCAACGCCCAATTGGCTTCGGTTAGCCCTAAGTCGCGCCGGCCAATGTCTGTGGAGGAGATTCAGGAGCGGCTGGCGGGCGTGCCGGTGTACGCGCTGAGCAATTCCTCCGAGGAGTTCGTGTTGGTCTCGGGCGTTTCGACGAGGAAGGCCTTGGGGTTGTTCTGTTTCAAGGAAGAGGATGCCGAGGCACTTCTTGAGCAGATGAAGAGCATGGATCCCGGGATGAGGAGCGGGTCTAGAGTCGTGCCTGTTGCTTTGAACAAG GTGTTTCAACTCAAGGTCGATGGTGTTGCGTTTAGGCTGATTCCAGAGCTTTCTCAGATTAAAAACGCTATCAAA GTGAGGCAAATGAACGACTTGTCTGACGAGGCCTTCCCAGGGGTTCCAGTTTTCCAG TCCAGAAGCTTGATACTAAGGAGCCAGAGCCAAAGCTATCGTCCAGTATTCTTCAGAAAG GAGGACCTGGAAAATTCATTATTCAGAGCTTCTCGCCAACAAAATAGGTTAAATCCCGCATTTAGACAAGGTGACATTCAG GTTGCAGTCCTTGAGGAAATCATAAAAGGAATGAAG GAAAATTCTAATTCAACATGGGATGATGTTGTTTTCATACCTCCTGGATTTGATGTTGCCACCGATCCGCCTCGGCAATCGGCATCTCGGAATAGTTAA